In Pagrus major chromosome 23, Pma_NU_1.0, the genomic window CATCGGCATGTTTCCCTCACAGTCCTACCCCATTTACAAAACCTCCAACAATGTCTCGGAAGAGGCCGCGCCAATGCCCTTCGATGTGGTCACTGCAGTCGTCTACTCCATTGTCTTCATTGTGGGTCTTCTGGGTAACACGTTGGCCATCTATGTGGTGGTTCGCTACGCCAAAATGAAGACAGTAACCAACATGTACATCCTCAATCTAGCCCTGGCAGATGAACTCTACATCCTGGGTATTCCCTTCCTTGGCACTAACAGCGTGCTTTCCTACTGGCCATTTGGGGACTTCCTCTGTAAGGTGTGCATGACCATTGATACCATGAGCCAGTTCGCCTCCACCTTTTGCCTGACGGTGATGAGCATCGATCGCTACCTGGCTGTGGTTCATCCTATTCGCAGTGCCAAATGGAGGAAGCCGCAGATGGCCAAGATTTCCAATGCCATGGTGTGGGTTGTGTCCTTTCTGATTGTGCTGCCGGTCACGATCTACTCAGATGTGCAGAAGGGGTTCAACACCTGCAACATAACCTGGCCTGAGCCGCAAGAATTGTGGTCCATTGTCTTCATCCTGTACACATCCATCCTGAGCTTCTTCGGTCCTCTGCTTGTCATCTGCGTCTGCTACCTGCTCATTGTCATCAAGGTAATACGACATAGGAACTGGCCTCTGATTTTTACTTGTGTCTAAGTCAATAGTTTGAATTGTCCTGCCCTTATAATCTCATAAAACTTTGTCAATATACCATCTCGCTTTCAGGTGAGGTCAGCAGGCATGCGTGCAGGCCGGACTAAGCGGCGTAAGTCGGAGCGTAAGGTGACGCGCATGGTGGTGATCATCGTGTTGGTGTTTGTCATTTGTTGGCTGCCTTTCTTCACTTCTAACATTGTCAACCTGATTCACACCATCCCTGAGGCCAACACCACCATCTACTTCTCCCTGGTCATCCTCACCTACGTCAACTCCTGTGCCAACCCGGTCCTCTATGGCTTCCTCTCTGACAACTTCAAGCAGAGCTTCCAGAAGGTGCTCTGCATCCACAAACCCAATTGTGTCGGTGCTACAGACCAGATGGGAGGTAGACAGACGGCACCCGTGGACAACCACAATCCTGTCTTCACACCCAGAAATCACACACAGAATGGACAAATTCAGAGCATTGAGGTATTGTATGAACAATATTCATGTGATCCATGTAATTCCTGACATACATTCTTCTTAATTACAACATTTTACAGCAGGTATCGTCAGCCAGTTTCAAATTTCAGCTTCTGATTAATggaatattttatatttttgacacaaacaaacttatATAGACCTGCTCCTGGCCCCCATCCCGAAGCCAGAGGGCAATACTTTAATACTGAATCTTACAAAGAAGGATGGAAAGTGAGAGACGGGATTATATAGGAGCATAACGAAACTAAATCTACTCTGTGCATGTGGATGAGTGCCATCAGCAGCCTCCACTGTCGACGTTTTCAGAGCATTGTTATCCTGCGATATAATGTGACCTCCAGATATGAAGCCCACCACTAAGTTGTGACATTGTTTCTCATTCTGTCTTTACTGTATCCCTGAtctctgtgtctgtggtgttgtttCAGCAGTCTGTCCAGGTGGAGGCTACTGGGCATCCTGAAAGCAAGCCTTTAACTTCAAACACAGTGGTGAATGGACAGCAATCGCTATGAGTTTTCAAGCTGACCCTTCATGTGCTAGTGTGCTACCACATGGGACTTTTACTCTTGGACCTTGTATTGATaggtatttctttttttttttgtattattgctGATTCTTCTGTGACTTGGACATTTAAGGAGAAGACCAGAGGAGCAGAGTAGTGTGAGAAGGCTCACAGAGCAGTCATCACAGAGCTCggcatttctgtttgttatttACGTCTTTGTACTGTAGCTAGGTGGGCAGCATTGTTCGAAGCATTATTTTACGTAATGATGTATGATCTCAGTACAATACAGTATACAGTCATCATGAGCTGTTAAAATGCTGTAAATTCTCAAATAACTTGatttagacttttattttgaaacaggCTCATACTGGAGACtggcattttttgttttatttttagctgcAATAAGTTGTGAAATGAAATAGCACAGCCAGGTGGATTTATCTCTTCTCTCTCGCATGCTGGAGTGGACGCCGGATGGCGACGTAAAGGAGCTGCATACCTTATTATCAAATCCTGGCTCACAGTTTCGCTGCTGGACTGTGAGCTTTGACATTTGATGCCAACATTACTAGGAAGTTGCTGGACAACGCTGTGGCATCTCCGCAGCCATAGCTTGAGCTGTTAACAATGATATGATCAGTTTGAGCTTCTTTGAAATACTGCCCAGTAAGATGAACCTGTGGACACCTtagaggaaaatggaaatatttatgTTAGAGACACTGTGAATTTCAGAATAGTAGGTCATTTTAAATATGGGGTCTTTAGACATGCCCACACAAAAAATGATAACTTGGGTGTTCTTTTAGAGAATCaatcatgaatattaataaacGATCAAGTCTGCTTTGCATGCTGATATGTGCCTGCATGTAACAAAGATGTTGTGTGCATCTATATCCACTAACAGACAGTTGATGTTTATAGTATCTGTGATTTATCAACATTATGGCAGGTTTATGTTTCAGACTGAAGCACTTTATcgttatttcatttcaaaagagAACAATGGCAGCTTCACGCTTGAATGTTTCTCCATGTAATATGATATGGcttcatttttatgatttttgtaaATGAGGTCAAAGTAGTTTTattgcaaaaaaagaagaagaaaaagtgttgttttttcctcgGGCAGGTCACTGAAACAGATTTGGATGTATTATGTGATATGACTTAAAACGCCTTGCCATGGAAACAATAATTTACATATAAATCTGAAAAGTTGTCAGCAAAATGAAGAGAGGCAATTCAGAGTTTCCCTGTGAACCgactttttatttgttgttaatgGTGGTggggttttatttgtttgttttatttcccaGATCCATGGTCTAGAAACCCTTTCACTGTCAGTTTAATAAATGCAACCATATCAAAACCCAAAGTGGAGTGGAaattgtctttatttgtttttttaatagtcTATCTTGATACAATGTCATGTGCATTTTGAAAGAGTTATTGGTCAttttaatcttttcattttattgagtCAAAATGGATCACTCTTCCAGCgagcagtgagaggaggaaggatTGCAGCAACCAATAACTCTTTCAATTTACATGTGAAATACAAGAAGTGTGATAGAAGTAACAAACCAACATAATTCTTGAATCTGACTGTAACTgcttcaaataaatacatattacaAATGGGCTGATTTGCATTTCATTGCACCTCGTATACCAGCAGTATATAAGCTGCGAAGATTATCCAGCTGAAAACTACGCACAataagacaaagagaaaaagtggTTAATAAAACCTTCTTGCAGCTGTTGTCCTGGGGAAGGCCAGGAGAAAGAAGTAACACTGAATAATatacatcattaataaatggctAATTTAAAGCCAATCAAACTTTAGTcaatagttttttcagtgttactaaacaatgaaaaacttcataaaccatttattacGCAAttgtttttagttatttttattgCAATTGTATACTCTACTGATGTTTAGtacactttgtaaatggttgATAAATGATGTGTAGTTCTGTGATGGCTTAatatggtttataaagcatgtctttgcttgttaacagtgaaatagcAACTAACTAAAGTTTTGAAGTTTTTagtaattaactataaatttaccatttgtAAATcatagttattataaagtgtagATGTACACCTGCTGTTTCTATTTTCA contains:
- the LOC141019945 gene encoding somatostatin receptor type 5-like, giving the protein MDSSSFNMDDNWTSISENIGMFPSQSYPIYKTSNNVSEEAAPMPFDVVTAVVYSIVFIVGLLGNTLAIYVVVRYAKMKTVTNMYILNLALADELYILGIPFLGTNSVLSYWPFGDFLCKVCMTIDTMSQFASTFCLTVMSIDRYLAVVHPIRSAKWRKPQMAKISNAMVWVVSFLIVLPVTIYSDVQKGFNTCNITWPEPQELWSIVFILYTSILSFFGPLLVICVCYLLIVIKVRSAGMRAGRTKRRKSERKVTRMVVIIVLVFVICWLPFFTSNIVNLIHTIPEANTTIYFSLVILTYVNSCANPVLYGFLSDNFKQSFQKVLCIHKPNCVGATDQMGGRQTAPVDNHNPVFTPRNHTQNGQIQSIEVLYEQYSCDPCNS